Proteins encoded together in one Variovorax paradoxus EPS window:
- a CDS encoding GDP-L-fucose synthase family protein, which produces MRIYVAGHRGMVGQTLTRRLVELGHEVVTRSRAELDLLDQAAVARFFATERIDQVYVAAAKVGGIHANMTYPAQFIYENLLIAANITHQAFVSDVKRLLFLGSSCIYPRLADQPIREDALLTGKLEPTNEPYAIAKIAGIKLCESYNRQYGATHGIDYRSVMPSNLYGPGDNYHLENSHVVPALIQRFHLAKISRAPSVLIWGSGRARREFLYVDDMVEGCLDVMNLPRAAYDQHTDPMRGHINLGTGEDVSIAELVEQIRETVGYEGSIRYDLAQPDGAPRKLLDVSRAATFGWRATVPLAEGLRRTYADYQKATRPVDAIAEHA; this is translated from the coding sequence ATGCGTATCTATGTTGCAGGTCATCGCGGGATGGTGGGCCAGACGCTCACGAGGCGGCTGGTCGAACTCGGCCACGAGGTGGTGACGCGATCGCGCGCGGAACTCGATCTGCTGGACCAGGCGGCGGTCGCGCGCTTCTTTGCGACCGAGCGCATCGACCAGGTCTACGTGGCGGCCGCCAAGGTAGGCGGCATCCACGCCAACATGACCTACCCCGCGCAGTTCATCTACGAGAACCTGCTGATCGCGGCCAACATCACGCACCAGGCGTTCGTCTCGGACGTGAAGCGGCTGCTGTTTCTTGGATCGAGCTGCATCTACCCGCGGCTGGCCGACCAACCGATCCGCGAGGACGCGCTGCTCACCGGCAAGCTGGAGCCCACCAACGAGCCCTATGCGATCGCCAAGATCGCGGGCATCAAGCTCTGCGAAAGCTACAACCGGCAGTACGGCGCCACACACGGCATCGACTACCGCAGCGTGATGCCGAGCAACCTCTACGGCCCCGGCGACAACTACCACCTGGAGAACAGCCATGTGGTGCCCGCGCTGATCCAGCGCTTCCACCTGGCCAAGATCAGCCGCGCACCGAGCGTGCTGATCTGGGGCAGCGGCCGCGCGCGGCGCGAGTTCCTGTATGTGGACGACATGGTCGAAGGCTGCCTCGATGTGATGAACCTGCCGCGCGCGGCCTACGACCAGCACACCGACCCGATGCGCGGCCACATCAACCTGGGCACCGGCGAGGACGTGTCGATCGCCGAGCTGGTCGAGCAGATCCGCGAGACGGTGGGCTACGAGGGCAGCATCCGCTACGACCTCGCGCAGCCCGACGGCGCGCCGCGCAAGCTCTTGGACGTGTCGCGCGCCGCCACCTTCGGCTGGCGCGCCACGGTGCCGCTGGCCGAGGGCCTGCGCCGCACCTACGCGGACTACCAGAAGGCCACGCGGCCGGTCGACGCGATCGCCGAGCACGCCTGA
- a CDS encoding sugar transferase: MNTLHSGTQGSGAPSSAAAPPGAHAGGTAPLGGSRLLRGSKRAVDILMAGTFFVCFGWAYALIWAGVLLTSGSPAIYMQPRYGRNGKVFRFYKFRTMVPDADAVLARHLRENEDARREWHKFQKLAHDPRITRLGAFLRKYSIDEFPQFWNVLKGDMSMVGPRPCMFAQKGLYGPYWNHYCAVRPGITGLWQISGRNEVSYRRRAAMDAEYVATLSVLGDMAIVLKTFGVVAGARGSR; this comes from the coding sequence ATGAATACGCTGCACTCCGGAACGCAGGGGAGCGGCGCGCCCTCGTCCGCAGCCGCGCCGCCCGGCGCCCATGCCGGCGGGACGGCACCACTGGGCGGCTCGCGGCTGCTGCGCGGCAGCAAGCGCGCGGTGGACATCCTCATGGCGGGCACCTTCTTCGTGTGCTTCGGCTGGGCCTATGCGCTCATCTGGGCGGGCGTGCTGCTCACTTCGGGCAGCCCGGCCATCTACATGCAGCCGCGCTACGGCCGCAACGGCAAGGTGTTCCGCTTCTACAAGTTCCGCACCATGGTGCCCGACGCCGATGCGGTGCTGGCGCGGCACCTGCGCGAGAACGAAGACGCGCGGCGCGAGTGGCACAAGTTCCAGAAGCTGGCGCACGACCCGCGCATCACCCGTCTGGGCGCGTTCCTTCGCAAGTACAGCATCGACGAGTTCCCTCAGTTCTGGAACGTGCTCAAGGGCGACATGAGCATGGTCGGCCCGCGCCCCTGCATGTTCGCGCAGAAGGGCCTGTACGGGCCGTACTGGAACCACTACTGCGCGGTGCGCCCCGGCATCACCGGCCTCTGGCAGATCAGCGGACGCAACGAGGTGAGCTACCGCCGCCGCGCGGCGATGGACGCCGAGTACGTGGCCACGCTGTCGGTGCTGGGCGACATGGCGATCGTGCTGAAGACCTTCGGCGTCGTCGCGGGAGCGCGCGGCTCGCGCTGA
- a CDS encoding glycosyltransferase has protein sequence MATYLFYDTIRLNRSAGGVLNVSEVLLRSMRLSPDDQVQPVSERHPLVYAAARRLRISRFVLDILLYNFHRVRAWFSGERMFSLFPNYFLPFSPFGRHTDSIVVVHDLQYKSHPQYFTPAKRLWLDWNLRRLARSAADVVFISRSSQEDFERHFARCARPAVIFNPVDAGPGGRSRENAADGARTQGDRYLIAAYHYYPHKNFGGILKLFERMKREGLVDHLDITGNGAAEIERMIAAQAPALRGSVRHRGLVPRDELFRLYRGAAAFISLSTSEGFNLSAAEAATLGVPLLLSDIPVHRELFSGYAFFIGSERCDLAPVGRYLADHQRTRPTWQHSRDCVPSAVAASYFTLKRRPAPLTEAMQ, from the coding sequence ATGGCCACCTATCTCTTCTACGACACCATCCGGCTGAACCGGTCGGCGGGCGGCGTGCTCAACGTGTCCGAAGTGCTTTTGCGCAGCATGCGCCTGTCGCCCGACGACCAGGTGCAGCCGGTGAGCGAGCGCCATCCGCTCGTCTATGCGGCGGCGCGCCGGCTGCGCATCAGCCGCTTCGTGCTGGACATCCTGCTCTACAACTTCCACCGCGTGCGCGCATGGTTCTCGGGCGAGCGGATGTTCTCGCTCTTCCCCAACTACTTCCTGCCGTTCTCGCCCTTCGGGCGCCACACCGATTCGATCGTGGTGGTGCACGACCTGCAGTACAAGTCCCACCCGCAGTACTTCACGCCGGCCAAGCGCCTGTGGCTCGACTGGAACCTGCGCCGCCTTGCGCGCAGCGCGGCCGACGTGGTGTTCATCAGCAGGAGCAGCCAGGAAGATTTCGAGCGGCACTTCGCGCGCTGCGCACGACCGGCGGTGATCTTCAATCCGGTGGACGCGGGACCGGGCGGCCGCAGCCGCGAGAACGCCGCCGACGGCGCCCGCACGCAGGGCGACCGCTACCTGATCGCGGCCTACCACTACTACCCGCACAAGAACTTCGGCGGCATCCTGAAGCTGTTCGAGCGCATGAAGCGCGAAGGCCTGGTCGACCACCTCGACATCACCGGCAACGGCGCGGCCGAGATCGAACGGATGATCGCCGCCCAGGCGCCGGCCCTGCGGGGCAGCGTGCGGCACCGCGGACTGGTTCCGCGCGACGAACTGTTCCGGCTGTACCGCGGGGCGGCGGCGTTCATCTCGCTGTCCACCTCGGAGGGCTTCAACCTCTCGGCGGCCGAGGCGGCCACGCTGGGCGTGCCGTTGCTGCTCTCGGACATTCCGGTGCACCGGGAGCTGTTCTCCGGCTACGCCTTCTTCATCGGCAGCGAGCGCTGCGATCTCGCACCGGTCGGGCGCTACCTCGCCGACCACCAGCGCACGCGCCCGACCTGGCAGCACTCGCGCGACTGCGTGCCGAGCGCGGTGGCCGCAAGCTACTTCACGCTGAAGCGCCGGCCCGCTCCGCTGACGGAGGCGATGCAATGA